The sequence below is a genomic window from Triticum dicoccoides isolate Atlit2015 ecotype Zavitan unplaced genomic scaffold, WEW_v2.0 scaffold176546, whole genome shotgun sequence.
CTCCTACAAAGCCTTCTGACCGTTTGTTTCTTCAACTTGCTTCAGCGAAATCGTCAATGCCGACCGGGGATCTCCAGTGGTACTTCTTTTGCACCCGTGGCAGAAAGTACTCTGTTGGGCATAGAGCTAACCGTTCAACCGAAGGTGGCTACTGGAAGGCTACTGGAAAGGACAGGCAGGTGGTGTATGAAAATCGCACTGTTGGGATGAAGAGGACCCTGGTGTTTCACGCTGGCAAGGCGCCCAAGGGTACAAGGACCGACTGGGTCATGTATGAATATAGGCTCGTCCAAGGTGAAATACCTGACGCTGGTGTTAGACTGGTATGCTTCTTTGCCATTTCTTTTTTTCCTACTAGTTTGTTTCACTATCTATTCTATATATGAAATGGGTTCTTTCTCTAAACTACACGTCCAGCGACAACGACGTAGCATGCCATGCACGATTCAGCAAATTATCGCTCAACACGTGTCTCAACTACTTAATGTTGAGTAAGACGCAAGCTTTCCTTTTCCAGTACGGGCTGAACCGTTTTCTCTAACGTCAATTAGAATAATACACGTGCCACTAACGTACATTGAATGCTCCAAATATCCTTTTTGTTTCTGCTAAATTAAATCCTGAGACTATATTTGGGAATTGCGTTAAGAGTGGCAAAGATAGAAAGGCCCAAACAGCTAAAAACAAGGGCTGTGTCATAATCAAAGGATTGCAGCGATTACCCACTTCTTAAACTGAAGGCGGTTTATTCTTCAACTGAGAAAATTTAGCACTGATGTGATCTTTTGTTGGCGCCACTGATTCTTGTTTACCCCTTATTGCAGGATGATTCCGTTCTCTGCAAAGTCCATAAGAAGAGCGGTCCAGGTCCCAAGATTGGGGAACAATACGGCGCCCCAtttgaggaagaggaagaggaattgAATGATGCGAATGGGAACGCTTCCTGTTTATCCCCATCCGCGCCCCCTGCTGCGCCCCATTCCGCCCCTGGACCAAGTCACGGTGGCGTGTTGAACTCCGTGGGTCAAAAACTGGCCGCCGCTAGTCACGGCGGCGGGGATTCCTTGTCTGTTTCGCCAGCAAATAACGGCGGTACCAGTGGCGCCGGTCCTGACAGGGCCTCTTGTCTGGATGTTAACTGGGACAGCATACATGTAGAGCAGCTAGCTGATATCATCGGTCGTCTTTCTACAAATCCTGCAGGCCAAGATGGACAATCGGTAACTTTTCTTTCTGTGTCTGGTGTCCGCTGCATGCTTATCGGGTTAACTGGATTGATCTTAATTATATTTTTATCTAACTTTCTTTTTCTTCGGTTTGGATGATGCAGTCTGATTTGACGACCGCTAACCAAGACACCGAAGCAGTGTTTGATGACAGCGAAACAATATTTGAAATAACGGACCAGGTCGTCCCTTCCTCACTGTGTAGCAGCCTTTGCAAGCAGTGTGACAAGTGCGGCGTGCGGCTGGTCGACCCTTTGCTGGAACCGGCGGCGGGAGAGCCATACGTGGAGCTGAATGACCTGTTGTCGCGGTGCCGTGCTGCCGGGCAGGTTGCAGATGGCAGCAGCAGCCAGGCGGTGGTGGTGTCGAATGGCGAGGGCCCTGTGctggatctggagctgaagcttggGGTTGAGTCCTCTGACAGCGTTGGCCATAGTAGCGGCGCCGTATCTGCAGCAGCTTCTGGATCAGGGGCGCCGTCTGGCTAGAAGAAGTGGTGGTGTCTCTCTCTCAGGGGTATGTATGCTCTCGCCTGTCACTTTAGTTAGTAGCCTTGTATTCTATTTGTGGTTGTGTGTTAACCTTGTGACAAGTAGTAAAATAGGAGACTGACAAGGTATAGTATTATTTGGTGGTTGTTGTTGCAGGCATGGGTAGGTTCTTCATCGGCGTGAGACGGTGAAGGATCCGCAAGCAAGCGTTTTAATTTTATTGGTtcggatgatgatgaggctgatagaTATGGAAGGAGGAGAATGTGTGAATATTGGGAGCGGAGGGTCCCTTCCCTACCCCCCTTGAGATTGTTTGGTTAGTGATTGGATTGGATGGAGAAGCATTGGTTTGGTTTGGTTGGATGGACAAGTAAAAAAAGTTGACTGGTTGCAGGAGCGAGCAtatacagaaagagagagagagagagcatggtgGTGCTGTTTTGCATTTCATTAGATTAGATTAGATTAGATTATTCCTCTGGGCTGGGCTTGACTGACTGTAACAGCAGTGAGTCAGTCAGTCTAGAGTGGATTAATCAATGAGAATGAGATTAGGAGGCAGATGTTGGTTGACTCTTGACTGTTTAATTGGTTGTTTGGTTGTATGTACCTTTACCTGTCTGTCCTGACCTGAGACTGAGACTGAGACTGAGACTGTGagacatgatgat
It includes:
- the LOC119344623 gene encoding NAC domain-containing protein 72-like, encoding MEMPPLPPGYRFHPTDVELTLYYLKRKLLGKKLLCNAVAEVDIYKHAPWDLPAKSSMPTGDLQWYFFCTRGRKYSVGHRANRSTEGGYWKATGKDRQVVYENRTVGMKRTLVFHAGKAPKGTRTDWVMYEYRLVQGEIPDAGVRLDDSVLCKVHKKSGPGPKIGEQYGAPFEEEEEELNDANGNASCLSPSAPPAAPHSAPGPSHGGVLNSVGQKLAAASHGGGDSLSVSPANNGGTSGAGPDRASCLDVNWDSIHVEQLADIIGRLSTNPAGQDGQSSDLTTANQDTEAVFDDSETIFEITDQVVPSSLCSSLCKQCDKCGVRLVDPLLEPAAGEPYVELNDLLSRCRAAGQVADGSSSQAVVVSNGEGPVLDLELKLGVESSDSVGHSSGAVSAAASGSGAPSG